In Planctomycetota bacterium, the DNA window TCGGAATAATCGCCGAGAGGTCAACAGTTGCAGGTTGCGTTGTTGCAGTAATCCCGCCCAGGTCAAGGGCCGTAGCCGGCGCCGGAAGCATCGTCAACGTATTCCCGCCGCCCACGCCCGGGGCCAGCTTGGCCGCTGTAACTGATGCGTTCACGAGTTCGCTGGTCCCGACAGAATTCGCCGCCATCTTGGCCTTGGTTACTGAACTCGTTGCCAATTTAGCTGTGGTGATACCGGCATCCGGTATCTTGGAGCCGATAACCGCATTATCCTGTATCTTACTCGTCCCCACACTCGCATCTTGTATCCGGTAACTGCATTATCCCTTATCTTCTCCGTTGTCACTGCCTGATTCGCCAGTTCATCCGTATCAACCGCCGCCGTCTTGATATGCCGTTTCTCCACGCAATTATCAGCCAGCTTGGCCGCGCTGATGGAATTATCCGGTATGCCCACGGCCGGAACATCATCCCCCAGCTTAGCCAGCGTCACGGCCTTATCCGCAATATCCTCAGACCGGATAGTGGCGTTCTTAATCTTAGGCGAGGTCACCGCGTCATTGGCGATTTTATCCTCAGTCACGGCTGACTCCGTAATCTGCGGCGTAGTCACCTGGGTGTTTGTAAAATATGTTTGTCTGTATGTCATAAATCAAATCCTTTTCTTAGAGGCTGTTAATCCGTCAGGATGTCACAGCCTCTTAGACCCCCGCGTTTCGCGGGGGACACATTAATGTAGCGTGGTCGGGCCCCGCCCCCGTATGGGAGCGGGACCACTCACGCTGTTGTTTTACACCAGCACTATCCTCGCATGTAACTTAAATTCCGGGTCAGCAAATTCATACTGTAACAAAGAGTCTACAGCCAGTCCTCCGACCACAAATGGTTTTACCCCTGTAGCCGAAAACCGGTTAGCCAGGTCCACCAGCCGGTCGTTCTGGTCCGCGATTTCCGTTGCCTCCATATCCGCCTTGAGAATGGTTATGCCGGTCGAAACCAGCAAACTGCTCAGGGCCGAACGGAACTGCTGCCTCAGGCCCGAGGCCGTAAAATCATACGGTTGTCCGGCCAGCACCTCCATATGCTTGGTCATCTTACTGGCCTTGGCGTCCCCGGTCATCCAATAAAGAACCTGGGGCGCAATCCGGCCCCGGATTTTATCACCCGTTATTCTCAGGATACCCTGGCCGGCCTTTTCAGCCCAGCGGTCCTTGGCATTATTGACCCGGTCCTTAAAGCGCTTGGCCTCAACGCCATCAACAGTGGCGAATGCCGCCTCGTAGTTCTGCATGAACTTGTTATACCCGTTGGCTAATCCCTTATAATGGGCCCGCTGGATATTCTTCTGGGTCTTGCCCGCCTCGGACACAAAGCCCGGGGCAATCATGGGATTCCATTTCTGGTTAGCCGGCTGGGCCACCTTGGACTGGTATTCGCCGTCAAAGGGCAGGACCTCGAGCATCCGGTCATGCATGCGCATGGCGTTATTACTCAGTCCTTCGGCCCAACGTTCCGGCATATCCCCGGCCGGTTCCACGTTTAATGGTATAGTCACCAGCAAATCCAATTTAATTTCGTCTGCCATTTTACTTACTGTTAGACCGCAGGGAGTTACAGTAAGTTATCCCGATGCATATCGGGGAAAACTATTCTGCATCCCATACAGCCATCACAGCCTCCTTTTAGAGCCAGTAGAAGCATAGCGACGTACTGGCTCTTATCCCGATAGTTTTTATCGGGGTTATTGTAACAGCCGGGCGGCTGGCTGCGTCTTGCCGGCCCTATTCAAGCCCCGTACCCGTACGGGTGCGGGGAAGCCTGACGCCTATAGCCAGCCACACCGAACTGCAAATTTATTTATTTATCCTCTTCTGGATTATGGTCAGCACGATATCAATTACCGTCCGAATAACCCGCTTCCAAAAATCAGATATTAACTTAGGCATATCTGCCTCCGTTTCATTAAAGGGCTTAATTGCCCCTCTATAGATACAGGCCATCGGAAAGGTTTTGCCGATGTTGGCCTGTTTTGGATGAGGGCGTTTTGGCTTAACTCGTGAAATGGCCGGGGGATAAAATTTCTGCTTAATTTTCAGGGTCGGAAAGGTTTTGCTAGAGCCAGTAGGAATGAAATGACATACTGGCTCTTGTGCCAGCATGCATTAGCATGCACTGGTACCGGAGTTGTAAGATATACCCAGCGCCGTATTTATCTTTGCGATAATCTTGTTCTTCCGGTTCAAAAGAGTCCGGTCACTGATCCGCAGCGCTTCAGTTAACAGCTTATTATCAATGACCATGTTGTTCCGTATGGCCGTCAGATACGCCATCTTGATTAGTTCCGTGTCCTCGGCATCCAGGCTGATGAGCAATGGAGCGAACCGGAATATCAGCACGTCAAAAGAAACCGGCCGGCCGGCCTCAGGAACAGCCTGGTCTAAATCTTTTTCAAACGAGTTGTCAGCATTTTTATCATAGGCACCCATACCGCCTCCCCCATAATCAGGCCCCTTGTCAAGTTTTTATCAAAAACGCCTGATTTCTTCGGCTATCCTCTTATTTTCAGGAAGGTTAAAAAATTTTGGCCTATCCTCTTAACCGGCAGAAATTTAAGGCAAAAAACCGCTCTTTTCCGGTGAAACCCACCCAAAATCGCCATACCCAAATATTTTGTAAAAAATTTTTCGCCGGGGGTGTAGGAACCTGTGGCGGACAGGCTTATTTTCGAATAGCTTGATGCCCCTTTTCGAATAGATTGATACCCCTTTTCGAATGGACCGATACCCGTTTCCGAATAGCCCGATACCGGTTTTCGAATGGAGACGCTCTCCTTTTCGCGCAGGGATATCCCCGTTTTCGAATAGAGATACCATCCTTTTCGCGTGGAGGTATACCCGTTTTCGAATGGAGATATCCTCCTTTTCGCGCAGGGGTATCCCCGTTTTCGAATGGCGATATCCTCCTTTTCGAATGGCCATACCCCCCTTTTCGAATGGCTCTATCCCCGTTTCCGAATGGCGACATCCTTTATGTGGCTGGAGGGGGTAGGGGTGTAGGTAACCCCCCCCTGTAAAAGTGACAATTTTTGTCGCTTTGAGCATCCCTGTGCGAAGCACTGGTCGGCTCAGCATGGCGTCAAGCCAGCGCACCGGGCCCTTTGCAAAGCAATGGTCGGGAGCACGCCAAAGGCGGCGCACCGGGAGGCACTCTCTACGTCCCCTGTATTCCGTATATTTACTTATATCTTATCACTTATAACTTATAACTTTCAAGGGGGATGGCTACTATATATGAAGACCGGATGGCCTCAAGCCAGGGCGGATTTGATAATCTTGAAATTCTCGGCGCTGTAATAACCCCGGTCTGCCGGCTCCAGAAGCGAGCCGAGCTTGACCGTATAATCTTTTTTGGTAAAGGACTCTATCACCCGCAGGATTTTTTCCGCCTCAGCCGGTGCCGCGTCCGGCTTAATCCCTTTTTTAATCAGGAATTCGATATCAAAGGCGTCGCGGATTTCCTTCCGGCTGAGCAAGGCGGCTATCTTGGCGCGCATCATCTCTTCCGGCGCCGCGGTCCGGACATAAACCTGCCGGTCCGCATACGGGCTGTAGGCAATCGATTGCGCGGTCTTTATCAGCTTCGGCTCTTTCCTGATTTCTATCTTCAAACTGCGCGGATAATCAGGCGATTTTATTTCAAAAAGCATGGTCTGGAATTTATCGGCCGAATCCCGGAGCTGGTAAAATCCGGCCAGTTCGGCCCGGATTTTGCGGTAAAGCTTCTTCTGGTCGGTATCGCCGGTCAGCCAGAAATCCAGGTCAACCGAAAACCGGTTCAGCCCGTAACACAGCCTGAGCATCGTCCCGCCGATAAAGATAAGCCGGTTTAGGACCCTGATGCTGTTGAGTTTTTCCAGCGCCTCTAATTCAAACCGCTCGTGTTTCTTTAAATCTTGCATAACTCCCTCGCAATCCGCCCGGTCCGGGCCGGGAATGGTTTCAGGATGGTTTTAAGCCTCTTTTTATCCAGTCCGCCCAAATCAAGCGAACTGAAATCAATCTTATATTTACCGGCCGAATAAAGATAGACCGCGTCCAGAAATGCCTTTTCCGGGGTGGCGATGAAAAACCCGTCTTGCTTGACGAACCCGGAATAATAATCTGGTTTGATTTTATAGAAATTAAAAGCCGTGTCCCGGACCTGATACCGGACCGAGCGTTTTATTGAAACGCTCTCGAAGAAATTACGCTGGACCTGGGTGGTCACCCCGTAAAAAGCCAGGGCGGTCATGAAAGAGATATAAGACGGCACCTGGATCAGGTTGGCCAGGCGGAAGAACTCCGGGGTTTCCAGCGACGGCCATTTCTGGCCGGCCACATACATATTATTCTTCAGGCGGACAAAAGCGCCGGCCTGGGCATAGCGGGTAGCCAGGACCCGGGCCGAGGCCGGCTGTATCCCGGCCGTCCGGGCCAGTTCCTCCACCGTGAAAAAAAGCGTGCCCTGCAATTTCTGTAACAACTGGTAATTCATATAATCGGTTAAATCAGCTCAATCCGCTTACCTTCCAGGGATAGATAATTAACAATAATGATAACTATATATATTTACTGCAAATGTCAAGAAAAATCATAGGGAGATTAAAAATTGTCACTTTGCGCATGAAACGGGCTGTTTTACAAAAACGGTGCCTTAAAAGTCAGATATTTAGAGGATTACCGGGCGTGGTGTGTGTCACCGGACCGGCGCTCCTCAGCTCCTTTCTCCTGGGACACCCTCCTTCGCCCTTTGGGTTTTTTCCGGTGACACCCTTTCGCTGCGTATTTACTTTTCCGTGCGTTCCGGAATTTGGGGGACACCTTACTTAATTATCTTTTATTTTTTTACCTTTGTTTTGCGTTTGGCTGCTTTGACCTTCTTTGCCCGGATAATCTTTATCTTGACCGGCCCGATAAGTACTTTACCCTGGATTTGATGTTCATCGTGGTGCATATGCTTTTATCCTATCATTTTGCTTGGATTTGAGCAAGGAAAAGGGAATAAGGATGCAGTATATAGAAGGTAATATGTAGGGTAAAATCCGCTCTGCGGCCTGTCTACTGCTTAGGGGCGCCTCGTGGGGCAGACCACTAATTTTAAAGCACTTGCTTCATAAGGGTTCTAAGGCACAGTTTCGCTTACCTAACAAAAGTAATATCAAAAGTAATATAATAAGAGCGTTTGTTTGGTAGTCGCGTCCGGACTTGGAGTCACAATTTGTGACTTCAAATCGTTAATTTTGGACTAGGCGAAGATATCGGCCCAGTTGGCCGGAATGGGCTTGGGGAACCCGGGCTCAGCCGCGTCC includes these proteins:
- a CDS encoding nucleotidyl transferase AbiEii/AbiGii toxin family protein, whose amino-acid sequence is MQDLKKHERFELEALEKLNSIRVLNRLIFIGGTMLRLCYGLNRFSVDLDFWLTGDTDQKKLYRKIRAELAGFYQLRDSADKFQTMLFEIKSPDYPRSLKIEIRKEPKLIKTAQSIAYSPYADRQVYVRTAAPEEMMRAKIAALLSRKEIRDAFDIEFLIKKGIKPDAAPAEAEKILRVIESFTKKDYTVKLGSLLEPADRGYYSAENFKIIKSALA